ATACGCTGGCGGTAATTCTGGAATTTTCGTTTGGTCAGACGCCAAACCTGATCCATCCGGCAGGTTACCGGGAGGTGTAGAGGTTCAAATGCTCGAATTGGACTGGGTAAATCAGAATCATATTGATGGTAAGCAAGCGCCAATTGCCTACGTACATGGCGAACTCTTTGGCGTTGGTGGCGTTACGACAATACCGGACACCCCCCGTGGTACACGCAGTAAATCCATAGAAAACAGAGCTAAGGGAAAAGGCGAATGGAACAGATATACAATCATATGTATTGACGGCACAATCAAATTAGCTGTCAACGGAAAATTTGTCAACGGAATACGCAATTCAACTGTAAAAAAAGGCTACCTCTGTCTCGAATCTGAAGGGTCAGAGATTCATTTCCGTAATTTTAAACTGATTGCACTCGAACCCGGTGTCACAAGTGACCAACAGGTCGCAGCACTTATTACCCCATAGGTCACAATATACCAAAAAGCTCAAAATTCAAACAAATGGAATTTTGAGCTTTTATACAGCAAATACCCTTCACAGGACCTTGACAACCAAAATCAGTGCAAAAGACTATTTGATCAGATTACGCAATGCATGCACTGGCAAATCAATTTTTGTATCGTTCGACAAACGTCCTTTCAATGTATTCCATTGCAAACTATCAAGCCGGACAGAAGAAACACCTTCCGTTTTGATATCCAAAACATCGACCCTAGATTTATCGCCTTTTCTATTAAAATAGATCTCCGAATTCTTAGCAAGGATATCGGCAGTCTTGTAATCCACTCGCGGCAACCCTAGATTGGTATTTGTGATATCAACATGTAAGTGACTGACAGGCGCCGTATTTTTGTCGTCACGGTATCCAAAATCATCTATATGCGAATTCGTCAAAACCAAATTAAGCGTATTGATGACCGTTTCTCCACTTAAAGAAAAATTCTCAACACTGTCACCAACAATAGTGAACTCATCAAGTTTTGCGGAAAACTCGTTTATATCCGCCTTCTTCAATTTTATACTTTTCAGATCAGGTGTAAAAATATAGACCGACTTATAATACTTGTCACCACCCGCTAAAAAATCCAGCATCAGAAAACCATCAGCATCTACCTTTGCCTTTACAAAATCCGCCTGGCTCTTATTCACCTTCACCATAAACTTATCACTTTTCACCACATGTAAATTGATCCCCCTGGCATCCGAACCAAGGATTTGCAGTTTATCAAATTTACCTACAGGAAACGACCGAAAATAAACATCCACCGCATCAGGGTTTGACACCTCCTTTTCTACATTTGTGTTATAAACGTTTGCATCTACCCTATTGATCCGAACAAAATAAGAGGCTACCAATGTCGGAACAACAAAAAGGAATATTGCGAGCCCTATCAATAATTTAGTACTTAATTTCATGATTCATTTTGATTAAAATTCTGTTCAACAAACTGTCTGTAACGTTGCTCCAATTCAGTTAGACCAATTTCCAATAAATAAATATTCCGAAAGAACAATGGAAGATCCTCTTCCAAAAAAACCGTCTTCCGGTAAGATTTAACATTCCGGACAGAATCCTCGGTCAAGAAAAAACCGATTCCGCGTTTATTCGCGATAATCTCCTTCTGTTGCAGCATATCATAGGTCCTCATAACTGTATTCGGATTAACCTCCAATTGAACTGCCAGCTCCCGTACCGAGGGCAGCTTGTCGTTCGTTTTCCAGGTTTCCATTAAAATATGATCACATACATATTCCGCAATCTGTAGATAAATCGCTTTGTTGGCATTAAATTCCATATTAAATCTCCTTCTCTTTTAACCTTAAAAAGGCAATCCCCCAGAATATCAATGTGAGCGCTATTCCTGTCACTGTAATTAGCCCAAAGATGTGATTTGAATCTGACCAATAATTATCATCCATGCGCCCCACTGTATTTTCCGTTTGTGTTTTCATGAGATACACAAAAAAAGACATCCAGACCACGCAATAAAGCAACAGTGAGATCGCGGTCTTAATATATTGATAGCTCTTAAAAACAATACCCCCCATTAAAAATATTGCATTCAATACGACAGGTAAAAAACAGGCATAATACGCGCCACTCGGATAATCAACACTAAAAAAATATTGCCAGAACTCCACCGTAACCTGTTCACCAAGTTCATTTACCTCCGTTCTAATGGAAGGGCCAAAACCTCGCAAATAGGAAATGAAGGCTAGATCGATCAGATAATAGATCAGTAGATATGAGCTGATCCCAACGATCACCGTATAGAAAATACCGACCAGAAATTTCTCCAACTGAGAAGCAGGTATCATCAATTCAAAAATAGCTTTTGTCTTACGCCCCAGATCAGCAAAATAACTACTCGAGATCACAGTCATAAAAAACAATCCCAATACACAGAATAAAGGTGATCTAAAATTCAATACTGAATATACATGAGCAGAATCATTCTGAAGATGATCGTAATTGGTTCCTACATTGAATGCATAAAAACAAAAGATTACGCCCGCGATCACACCTATTGACATCAGATATATTCGTCCAAAACCGACCCATTGCCTACGGATCAGCGCAAAAAAACGTGTAATATTAAACAGGTTTGACATATTCATCAACTTTAATGAGGTTTGTAATTTTTTCCTTTTGTTGTAACACCGCATTGAACAACAACTCCAGATCAAGTTTGGAATCTTCCGCCAGTATATTTGGAAGAATCACATTGAAGCCTCCAAGCGCCTCCTCCGCATGCAGCACATCAAAAGATAGTTCCTTCAGCTTTTTAAAACAGAGCTTATCGGTAATCAGGTTAACAGGTGCATTCAAAGCCACCTTATGCTCATCAAGCAGAATAACCGCATCAATCAGATTATCCAGATCACGTACCTGATGAGTTGAGATAATTACGCAACGGTCGTCTGTGATGGCCGAAGCCATAATTTTACGAAACTGCGCTTTAGAAGGAATATCTAACCCATTCGTAGGTTCATCCATGATAATGATTTTCGTATTGGAAGCCAAACCGAAGGAAATAATGTATTTCTTTTTCTGACCATAGCTCATCTCCGCCAATTTTTGTTCTACCGGAATTTCAAATTCTTTGATCAAGCGATAAAAATGTTCCCGGTCAAAATTGGGATAAAACCCAGCATTGGCTTTTAAAAATTGTTCCGATTTTACTGCAGGCAAATAAAACTCCTCGGGAATAAAACTGATCTCCCGCAACAAAGAAGGCTCCCGTCGAGTTGGGTTGTGCCCCAAGACCTCAACCACACCCGATACTGGATACACCAAACCAGCAATATTTTTCAGCAAGGTGGACTTACCCGCGCCGTTTTTCCCAAGCAATCCATAGATATGCCCCTGCTTCAAGATGAGATCCATTTGAAGAAAGAGTGGCCTGGATTTACTATAACTGAAATTTAGATTTTGGATAGTAATCATACTACTGTATTATTTAATTAATACACTAATATAGATACTAATTCTCGATGTTTCCAAAAAATATTTTAAAAAAATAAATCTGTACCCCCTATTTAATGGCTATCGGGTCGAGAGATCTGCACATATATTACAACTAAGAATCGGCAAAAAAAAGGAAACAATAAGTTCATATAAAAACCATATTTATACTGATAAAAAGATAATTAAATAAAAATATTATGAAATTCATAATGAAAAAACAAGGTCAGAATACATTATTTTCGTGCATACCTAAAACCGCTTCAATACAAAAAACTTAAAATTAGCGCCTTAAAAACACTTTTTCATTCCAATGAAGGAAAGATGCAATTACTCGCAAAAAGTCTCTCAAATCGCTTAAAAAACATTAAAAACCACATATTACACAACCTAAGCACCAAAGTAAGTTAAAATTGGAATTCGCCACCCCATCTTTGAGCTAATCTCTCTATACAATCTGGCCAAAAACCGCATCTGCAGGGCTCAGAAGCCAATTAACCTTAAGTTAATACCGACCACACGATAATCTTAAATAATTAATAATCAAAATTATAAAAATATTATATAAACAAAATAATCATATTAAATTCAAACCTCATTTTATCATCTTCTCATTCAACGATAGAACTCAGCAATCATTTTTACCCGAATCTGCTTCGCAGTCACCACAATAATCAGCTTGCTGAAGTGTTTTTTTTATATATTTTATGTTCATCTTTGTATCGCTATGACTTCTATTTACGCCTTTATTTTAGCATTACACTCCACCTGGCGATGGATTGTTTTGATCATTCTTATAGTTAGTTTATTACGTTTTGCTTATCAAAAAAAGAAGATACTCCCCTTCACCCCTACCGATAATTTCTTAAAAAAGGTGGTCATTATTGCTTTTTATATGCAAGCATTAATGGGTATCATACTCTATATATTAAGTCCGATCACACAATATTTTCTAACACATTTCAAAACGGCTGTACACTTACGACAGATCCGTTTTTTCGGAATGGAGCATAGCAGCATGATGATCCTCGCAGCAATCTTTCTGCTCATTGGTAGTCTAAAAAGCAAAAACGCCGATACAGATGATCGACGTTTTAAAATTTTACTCATTTGGTTTGGTCTCGCTTTATTGATCGTGTTAAGTTCTATTCCCTGGGAATTTTCTCCTTTGACCAGTAGACCAAGTTTCCGTTCTTTTTGATCAGCTATTCTTCCACTCTCCTTTTCGTTTATCACGCATTGCCGCCATCCCTTCTTTGAAGTCAGCTGTCTGACGAAGTTTAGCAAGCTCATCCAAAAGAAACGCATATTTATCCGTCAACGAATTTTCTTTCAATTTACGAAGCGCCCCAACCCCCTTTGCAATAGCCAAGGGTGCATTCGCTACAATAGTTCTTTTCAATGTATCTAATTCGGCCTCCTCTGGCTTTAAAATTGCATAAAGCAACTCCTTTCCCAGCGCCTCTTCTGCCGAGAAAGACCGACCTTGAATACAAAGATCCATTGCTTTACGTTCGGGCATATACTCCAGGAGCAACGCCAATACCTGAAAAGGGAAAAGACCGATCTTCACTTCCGGCAACGAGAATCGCACATGCGGCATAGCAAACAAATAAGTACAGGACAGGGCAATTAAAAACCCACCTGCAATCACATCCCCCCTAACGACACATATCGACGGTTTATCTAAATTAGCAAACAGTTCGGCAAGCGATTTCTCTACCTTGGGAATCCGAGGATTAACTTCATCAACCAACGGGTCTTCAAAAGCTTTCAGATCCATCCCGGCACAAAATACTGGTCCTTCGGCTTCAACCTGTATCAGACGAACCTCCGGATCCGAATTGGCTAATGCCAAAGCATAGGCAATCTCACTCACCATGGTAGGACTAAAAGCATTCCTTTTCTCCGATCGCGCAAGCGTCAATATAAACACATGCTGTTCGCGTTGTACCTTTATGAAATTCAATTTTTCCATTTATTCTATCTACAAGATCATCTGTCTAAAGCTCTCCTCCAAGGTCATCTTTTCTGTCAAACTCCCCCTACCGAAAATATCCAGCAAAATTTCCGAAGGAATATTTCCGACCAAATCATCTTTGGCAAATGGACATCCACCGTAACCCAACAATGCCCCTTCAAACTTACGGCAGCCGGCATCGTAGGCAGCCTGAACCTTTGCAAGGCTATCTTCCCGCCTTGCATGAAAATGCGCTCCTATAGCGAGCTGCGGATAACGCATAAGGACAAGACCGAAGAGATCGGTAATCTGTCTGACATTCGCCTCTGAAGTCGTATCCGCCAGAGAAAATTCGGCTACACCAAGCTGCATAAGCCGATCGATCCATTCTTCGACCAGATCTACTGACCAGAGGTCACCATATGGATTGCCAAAAGCCATGCTGATATACACCACTAATGTCTTACCATAGGTATCAGCCAAGGTTTTCATTTCCTTCAATTGCTGATAAGAATCATCCAGCCCCCTATTCGTATTGCGCAACTGAAAGGTTTCTGATATAGAAAAAGGATAACCTATAAAATCTATTTTCTCCTCCTGAACAGCCTCTTGGACACCTCTCAGATTGGCGACAATTGCCAATAACTTTACCCGATCATTCTTCAAAACACCATTCAGGACTTCTTTTGTGTCCGCCAACTGCGGAACCGCTTTTGGAGAAACAAACGAACCAAAATCAATCACATCAAATAAGCCACTTTCTATCAACGTATTGATATGTTTGACCTTCTTATCTGTCGCAATAAAATTATGCAGCCCCTGAATGGCATCTCGTGGGCAATCGACCAATACAACCGGATCTTTCATATTATACTATAAAATATCTTTCTCAATTTCCCGGGCAATCACCATCTTTTGGATACTGGAAGTCCCCTCACCTATTGTACATAATTTGGCATCACGAAAGAACTTCTCCGCAGGATAATCTTTTGTAAAACCATATCCACCAAAAATCTGTACAGATTCATTTGAAACACTTACTGCTGCTTCAGAAGCATACAGTTTGGCCATCGCGCCAATTTTGGATACGCGTTCACCATGATCTTTGAGATAACCCGCTTGACGAGTCAATAGCTCACTGGCCTCCACTTGAGTAGCCATATCTGCCAGGGCAAATGAAACAGCCTGAAAATCGTAGATCTTTTTACCAAACTGCTCTCTTTCATGTGCATATTTTAACGCACATTCATAAGCACCACGTGCAATACCCAAAGACAGGGCCGCAATGGAGATTCTTCCCCCATCCAAAAGCTTCAGAGCCTGCACAAATCCTTGACCTTCCTCACCGATGAGCTGATCGCGATGAATCCTACAGTTATCAAAAAATAAACATGCCGTCTCCGAAGCACGCATGCCTAATTTATTCTCTTTTTTTCCTGCAGTAAAGCCTGGCGTGTCCTTTTCAACGATAAAAGCGGACATTCCTTTTTTATCACCCTTTTGCCCCGTCCGAGCGATCACAACAGCGACACTCGAACTAATGGCATGAGTAATAAAATTCTTCGAACCATTCAACACATAGTAATCTCCATCCCTTTCAGCAAAGGTGGTCATACCACCGGCATCCGAGCCTGAGCCAGTCTCTGTAAGGCCCCAAGCACCAATCCATTCCGCAGTAGCTAATTTCGGAAGATAGCGTTTCTTCTGTTCTTCATTAGCAAAACTCAAAATATGATTGGTACACAATGAGTTATGTGCCGCCACCGAAAGTCCGATCGATCCACAAACTTTGGAGATTTCATCCAGCACGGTGATATACTCCTGATAACCTAGGCCCGAACCTCCGTATTCCTCTGGAACGATAACGCCCATGAAACCATGTTCACCTAATTTTTTAAAAACTTCTATTGGAAATAGTTGGGCTTCATCCCATTCCATCACATAAGGTTTGATATGATACTGTGCAAAATCGCGTGCACTCTGTCTGATCATATCCATTTGTTGTTTATTTTCAATAAACATAAGCATGAATATTAAATTTACAATCGGTAATACAATTCAAATATATCAAAATATTTAGGAATAAAATTGCAAATATTTTAAAATTTTATTTTAAATTTATCTAAAAATAAGAAATTCTTAATCATATCGCTTTTTAAACCAGAATTATAAACTATGAAGGAGCTGCTCGCATTACTTCGCCAAAAAAGAGAAAATTTAAAACTCGGTGGTGGCATCGATAAAATCAAAAAACTTAAAGAGAAAGGTAAGCTGTCGGCATGGGAAAGAATAGCATACTTACTAGATCCAGACCGGGAATACCTCGAAATAGGCATGTTTGCTGGAGAGGGTATGTACACTGAACACGGAGGCTGCACCAATGCCGGCTGTGCAGCAGTATTGGGTTATGTTAAATCCAAACTTTGCGTTATCGTTTCCAACGACGCCACAGTAAAAGCTGGAGCCTGGTTTCCGATCTCGGCAAAGAAAAATCTTCGTGCACAGGAAATCGCCATGGAAAACAACCTTCCGATAATATATCTGGTGGATTCCGCGGGTGTTTTTCTACCGATGCAAGATGAAATCTTCCCCGACAAAGAACACTTTGGACGAATATTCCGTAATAATGCACGCATGTCTTCCATGGGCATTCCGCAGATTGCCGCGATCATGGGCAGCTGTGTCGCAGGTGGAGCCTACTTACCCATCATGTCGGACTATGCTTTCATTGTTGAAGGTACTGGATCTGTATTCCTAGCTGGCCCCTATTTGGTTAAATCAGCTATTGGGGAAACAGTAGATGCCGAAACACTCGGTGGCGCTTCCACACATTCCGAAATATCAGGTGTTACGGACAATAAGTTCCCCGACGACCAAAGTTGTCTCACAGCAATTAAAAATGTAATTGATAAAATCGGTGGTCATGCAAAAGCAAATTTCAATCGGAAAGAAAGCCTGCCTCCAAAAACAGACCCCGAAAAAATTATAGAAATTCTTCCGGAAGATCGAACCAAACCTTACCGTATGCAAGACATTCTCGAAGCGATTGTTGATGCAGAAACACTGGAGGAGTATAAACCCGATTATGGCAAAACCATCATATGCGCACTTGCACGTGTAGATGGATGGGCTGTGGGTATCGTCGCCAACCAACGGGAAATCATTAAAGCCAAGAAACCCGGTAATGCGATGGAAATGCAAATGGGTGGCGTTATCTATAGTGACTCCGCAGACAAAGCTGCACGCTTTATCATGAACTGCAATCAACAAAACATACCGCTTGTCTTCTTTCAGGATGTCACCGGATTTATGGTCGGCAGCCGATCCGAACAAGGTGGAATTATTAAAGATGGCGCCAAAATGGTCAATGCAATGGCAAATTCCGTTGTACCCAAATTTACGTTCATCGTAGGAAATAGCTACGGAGCAGGAAATTACGCGATGTGCGGTAAGGCTTATGATCCTCGGTTGATCTATGCTTGGCCAAGCGCTCAGATGGCCGTCATGAGTGGCGCCGCAGCTGGCAAAACGCTATTTCAAATCCAGGAGTCAGCATTAAAAGCCAAAGGGAAGGAAATCAATGAAGAAGAAAAGAATATACTATTGAAATCCATTGAAGACCGATATAAAGAGCAATTAAGTCCCTACTATGCCGCTGCCCGACTTTGGGTAGATGGAATTATTGCCCCCGCGGAAACCAGAAAAGTCATCAGCATGGGAATAGAAGCCGCTAATGAAAAGCCTATTGTCGAACGATATAATGTTGGGGTAATTCAGGTATAAGTATAATACGAAAAACGTTCAGACGACAATAACTGCCTCAGTAATAATAAAGCGCTCCTGTATTGCATGATACAGGAGCGCTTTATTTAAAGGGTTCCACGAACCTTTTATTGTTTATACCTTCGCCATATTTTACTGATGATTTCAAATTCAGCCATCCCCACTTTATTTTACTGTGCTACAAATCCATTTAATTGTAGCATTTTTTTTCTTAAAAAACCATTTCGGGTATATTTTCATCGGCAATTAATTTTCCGGCGGTTGCAGTTCTTATTTCATCAACACTTACACCTGGGGCTCTTTCTAAAAGCTGGAAGCCTCCGTCTGGTAGAATTTCGTAAACACCTAATTCAGTGACAATTTTCTTTATGCACTTTACGCCTGTTAATGGAAGTGTACATTCCGGGAGAAGTTTACTTTCACCACTTTTATTAACTTGTTGCATGGCAACGATAATATTTTTAGCAGAGGCGACAAGATCCATGGCGCCGCCCATTCCTTTTACCATTTTCCCAGGGATCTTCCAGTTAGCGATATCACCGCTTTCGGAAACTTCCATGGCTCCTAAAATGGTTAAATCTACTTTTTGGGCTCTAATCATCCCAAAACTTAGCGCTGAATCGAAAACTGCAGAACCTGGCAATGTGGTAATGGTTTGCTTGCCCGCATTAATCAAATCTGGATCTTCGCTGCCGTCGAAAGGAAAAGGCCCCATCCCCAAAAGTCCATTCTCGGATTGCAAAACCACATTAACGCCTGCTGGAATGTAATTCGCTACCAAAGTTGGAATTCCTATACCTAGGTTAACGTAACTATTATTTTTAATTTCTTTTGCAATACGTTGTGCAATTTGTTCTTTAGATAGTGCCATAATTTAGTTTTTAGGTCTTACGGTTCTTTGCTCGATTCTCTTTTCGTAATGTTCTCCCTGGAAAATTCTGTGAACATAAATTCCTGGAGTATGAATTTCGTCTGGATTTAGTTCGCCAATCTCTACCAATTCTTCAACTTCAGCAATGGTTATTTTACCAGCCATAGCCATTACAGGATTAAAGTTTCTAGCTGTAGAACGAAAGATAAGATTGCCTGCTTTGTCGCCTTTCCACGCTTTAACAATAGCAAAATCGGCATCGAAAGCATATTCCAAAAGATAATCTTTGCCTTTAAAGTTTCTCACTTCTTTGCCTTCACCTATTTCGGTTCCAACTCCTGCTGGTGTATAAATAGCTGGCATTCCGTATCCTGCAGCCATACAACGTGTTGCCAAAGTGCCCTGCGGGATTAGTTCTACTTCCAATTCTCCGCTTAGAAGCTGCCTTTCGAATTCGGCGTTTTCGCCAACGTAAGATGAAATCATTTTTTTGATTTGCTTTTTTTGTAAAAGTAAGCCTAAACCAAAATTATCCACACCCGCATTATTAGAAATACAGGTTAAATCTTTCACTTCTTTTTTTACCAGCTCGGCAATAGAATTTTCGGGAATGCCGCAAAGCCCGAAGCCACCTAACATTATGGTCATTCCGTCTTCGATGCCATTGCAGGCTTCTTGTACATTTTTTACTGTTTTATCTATCATTATTAGCGTTATTGGGTTAAAAGTATTTCAAACTGATGTTTGATTTTATCATGAATTGGGTTTCCTAAATCAACTGAATAACATTGGCCATATCCTCTTTGCTTACCATCTCCACCCTCGTATGTATGCAACCTAATCATAATGGTTGTGAAATTAACGTTGAAGGTACCCATTGGAATGTGCAAATGCATTGGTATCTGTACCCGTTTCACTGCGAAATACATGTTCATTGTAATTTAATGTCGATCCACTAAACCACTTCGATCCAAAAAAGCTATTGCTGTTCGCTGGATAAGCGAATACACTGCTAAAACCTAAATGAAATTTTATAGTCAAGTAAGTTGCAACATCCAGCCAAAAATCAGCAATAGTTGAAGTTGACCATGCCCATAGATCATGATAAGACGCGAAGGATAATTGATATCGCTGTTCGATATACTGTTTGAATTTATTGATCTCAGATTGAGATTTTTGTTCTTCTATCGGGCTCCAGAGTAATTTTCCCATAATAGTTGGATATAAAAAACGGTTATACCCAAACTTAGCTAAATTTGCTTTTATATGCAATTTTAATTGCAGCGCATAGCAGAACAAATAGATAATAATAAATATTATATT
The window above is part of the Sphingobacterium sp. ML3W genome. Proteins encoded here:
- a CDS encoding DUF1080 domain-containing protein, yielding MKRLIYSIFSILLLNNSNLLAQKNTLFNFGQEIQWDDWVLNKKNPEKIHWINVNTDPETWRIEKGNLICKGKPIGVVRSSKQYENFIIHVEWNHQYAGGNSGIFVWSDAKPDPSGRLPGGVEVQMLELDWVNQNHIDGKQAPIAYVHGELFGVGGVTTIPDTPRGTRSKSIENRAKGKGEWNRYTIICIDGTIKLAVNGKFVNGIRNSTVKKGYLCLESEGSEIHFRNFKLIALEPGVTSDQQVAALITP
- a CDS encoding GntR family transcriptional regulator, translated to MEFNANKAIYLQIAEYVCDHILMETWKTNDKLPSVRELAVQLEVNPNTVMRTYDMLQQKEIIANKRGIGFFLTEDSVRNVKSYRKTVFLEEDLPLFFRNIYLLEIGLTELEQRYRQFVEQNFNQNES
- a CDS encoding ABC transporter ATP-binding protein; the encoded protein is MITIQNLNFSYSKSRPLFLQMDLILKQGHIYGLLGKNGAGKSTLLKNIAGLVYPVSGVVEVLGHNPTRREPSLLREISFIPEEFYLPAVKSEQFLKANAGFYPNFDREHFYRLIKEFEIPVEQKLAEMSYGQKKKYIISFGLASNTKIIIMDEPTNGLDIPSKAQFRKIMASAITDDRCVIISTHQVRDLDNLIDAVILLDEHKVALNAPVNLITDKLCFKKLKELSFDVLHAEEALGGFNVILPNILAEDSKLDLELLFNAVLQQKEKITNLIKVDEYVKPV
- a CDS encoding enoyl-CoA hydratase-related protein encodes the protein MEKLNFIKVQREQHVFILTLARSEKRNAFSPTMVSEIAYALALANSDPEVRLIQVEAEGPVFCAGMDLKAFEDPLVDEVNPRIPKVEKSLAELFANLDKPSICVVRGDVIAGGFLIALSCTYLFAMPHVRFSLPEVKIGLFPFQVLALLLEYMPERKAMDLCIQGRSFSAEEALGKELLYAILKPEEAELDTLKRTIVANAPLAIAKGVGALRKLKENSLTDKYAFLLDELAKLRQTADFKEGMAAMRDKRKGEWKNS
- a CDS encoding hydroxymethylglutaryl-CoA lyase, translating into MKDPVVLVDCPRDAIQGLHNFIATDKKVKHINTLIESGLFDVIDFGSFVSPKAVPQLADTKEVLNGVLKNDRVKLLAIVANLRGVQEAVQEEKIDFIGYPFSISETFQLRNTNRGLDDSYQQLKEMKTLADTYGKTLVVYISMAFGNPYGDLWSVDLVEEWIDRLMQLGVAEFSLADTTSEANVRQITDLFGLVLMRYPQLAIGAHFHARREDSLAKVQAAYDAGCRKFEGALLGYGGCPFAKDDLVGNIPSEILLDIFGRGSLTEKMTLEESFRQMIL
- a CDS encoding acyl-CoA dehydrogenase family protein, with protein sequence MFIENKQQMDMIRQSARDFAQYHIKPYVMEWDEAQLFPIEVFKKLGEHGFMGVIVPEEYGGSGLGYQEYITVLDEISKVCGSIGLSVAAHNSLCTNHILSFANEEQKKRYLPKLATAEWIGAWGLTETGSGSDAGGMTTFAERDGDYYVLNGSKNFITHAISSSVAVVIARTGQKGDKKGMSAFIVEKDTPGFTAGKKENKLGMRASETACLFFDNCRIHRDQLIGEEGQGFVQALKLLDGGRISIAALSLGIARGAYECALKYAHEREQFGKKIYDFQAVSFALADMATQVEASELLTRQAGYLKDHGERVSKIGAMAKLYASEAAVSVSNESVQIFGGYGFTKDYPAEKFFRDAKLCTIGEGTSSIQKMVIAREIEKDIL
- a CDS encoding acyl-CoA carboxylase subunit beta — its product is MKELLALLRQKRENLKLGGGIDKIKKLKEKGKLSAWERIAYLLDPDREYLEIGMFAGEGMYTEHGGCTNAGCAAVLGYVKSKLCVIVSNDATVKAGAWFPISAKKNLRAQEIAMENNLPIIYLVDSAGVFLPMQDEIFPDKEHFGRIFRNNARMSSMGIPQIAAIMGSCVAGGAYLPIMSDYAFIVEGTGSVFLAGPYLVKSAIGETVDAETLGGASTHSEISGVTDNKFPDDQSCLTAIKNVIDKIGGHAKANFNRKESLPPKTDPEKIIEILPEDRTKPYRMQDILEAIVDAETLEEYKPDYGKTIICALARVDGWAVGIVANQREIIKAKKPGNAMEMQMGGVIYSDSADKAARFIMNCNQQNIPLVFFQDVTGFMVGSRSEQGGIIKDGAKMVNAMANSVVPKFTFIVGNSYGAGNYAMCGKAYDPRLIYAWPSAQMAVMSGAAAGKTLFQIQESALKAKGKEINEEEKNILLKSIEDRYKEQLSPYYAAARLWVDGIIAPAETRKVISMGIEAANEKPIVERYNVGVIQV
- a CDS encoding 3-oxoacid CoA-transferase subunit B; this translates as MALSKEQIAQRIAKEIKNNSYVNLGIGIPTLVANYIPAGVNVVLQSENGLLGMGPFPFDGSEDPDLINAGKQTITTLPGSAVFDSALSFGMIRAQKVDLTILGAMEVSESGDIANWKIPGKMVKGMGGAMDLVASAKNIIVAMQQVNKSGESKLLPECTLPLTGVKCIKKIVTELGVYEILPDGGFQLLERAPGVSVDEIRTATAGKLIADENIPEMVF
- a CDS encoding CoA transferase subunit A, producing MIDKTVKNVQEACNGIEDGMTIMLGGFGLCGIPENSIAELVKKEVKDLTCISNNAGVDNFGLGLLLQKKQIKKMISSYVGENAEFERQLLSGELEVELIPQGTLATRCMAAGYGMPAIYTPAGVGTEIGEGKEVRNFKGKDYLLEYAFDADFAIVKAWKGDKAGNLIFRSTARNFNPVMAMAGKITIAEVEELVEIGELNPDEIHTPGIYVHRIFQGEHYEKRIEQRTVRPKN
- a CDS encoding acetyl-coenzyme A synthetase N-terminal domain-containing protein, with translation MGKLLWSPIEEQKSQSEINKFKQYIEQRYQLSFASYHDLWAWSTSTIADFWLDVATYLTIKFHLGFSSVFAYPANSNSFFGSKWFSGSTLNYNEHVFRSETGTDTNAFAHSNGYLQR